The proteins below are encoded in one region of Lactuca sativa cultivar Salinas chromosome 3, Lsat_Salinas_v11, whole genome shotgun sequence:
- the LOC111883519 gene encoding uncharacterized protein LOC111883519 produces MLIFCEPGNVRKLWDDHYDSLSEDYRKQYGCPERVQNMVFIDIIFFLESMSKNLRDYNLPNVSANIDLQSRGYREVQEEYSINVEYEDLHARDSLNPDQKFAYDEIMRHVDENITGVFFIDGPSGTRKKFLYKALLGNIRARGLIALVTATSGVAANNMPGWRTTH; encoded by the coding sequence ATGCTGATTTTTTGTGAACCAGGAAATGTTCGCAAGTTATGGGACGACCACTATGATTCTCTTTCTGAAGATTATAGGAAACAATATGGATGTCCCGAACGAGTGCAAAATATGGTCTTCATCGACATTATATTCTTCCTAGAATCAATGAGTAAAAATCTTAGGGATTACAACCTTCCAAATGTCAGTGCAAACATTGATTTACAATCAAGAGGCTATCGTGAGGTGCAAGAAGAATACTCTATAAATGTGGAATACGAAGACTTACATGCACGAGACTCTCTCAATCCAGACCAGAAGTTTGCATATGATGAGATAATGAGGCATGTGGATGAAAATATTACGGGTGTGTTCTTTATAGATGGTCCCAGTGGAACTAGAAAGAAATTTTTGTACAAAGCTTTGTTGGGAAATATTCGTGCCCGTGGACTTATTGCACTTGTAACCGCCACGTCAGGTGTTGCGGCTAACAACATGCCAGGATGGAGAACAACTCATTGA